One Arvicanthis niloticus isolate mArvNil1 chromosome 13, mArvNil1.pat.X, whole genome shotgun sequence genomic window carries:
- the LOC117718764 gene encoding keratin, type II cuticular Hb5 isoform X2, which produces MSCRSYRISPGCGVTRNFSSCSAVAPKTGNRCCISAAPFRGVSCYRGLTGFSSRSLCNPSPCGPRMAVGGFRAGSCGRSFGYRSGGVCGPSPPCITTVSVNESLLTPLNLEIDPNAQCVKHEEKEQIKCLNSKFAAFIDKVRFLEQQNKLLETKWQFYQNQRCCESNLEPLFAGYIEALRREAECVEADSGRLAAELNHVQEAMEGYKKKYEEEVALRATAENEFVVLKKDVDCAYLRKSDLEANVEALVEESSFLKRLYEEEVRVLQAHISDTSVIVKMDNSRDLNMDCVVAEIKAQYDDVASRSRAEAESWYRTKCEEMKATVIRHGETLRRTKEEMNELNRIIQRLTAEIENAKCQRAKLEAAVAEAEQQGEAALTDARCKLAELEAALQKAKQDMACLLKEYQEVMNSKLGLDIEIATYRRLLEGEEHRLCEGVGSVNVCNSSRGGVTCGGLTYGTTPGRQIASGPSATGGSITVMAPDSCSPCQPRASSFTCGSSRSVRFA; this is translated from the exons ATGTCCTGTCGCTCCTACAGGATCAGCCCAGGATGTGGAGTTACCAGAAACTTCAGCTCCTGCTCAGCTGTGGCCCCCAAAACTGGCAACCGCTGCTGCATCAGCGCAGCTCCCTTCCGAGGAGTGTCTTGCTACCGGGGATTGACCGGCTTCAGCAGCCGAAGCCTCTGTAACCCAAGCCCCTGTGGGCCCCGCATGGCTGTTGGGGGCTTCCGAGCAGGTTCCTGTGGACGCAGCTTTGGATACCGCTCTGGAGGCGTCTGTGGGCCCAGCCCCCCCTGCATCACCACAGTCTCTGTCAATGAGAGCCTGCTCACTCCCCTCAACCTGGAGATCGACCCCAATGCTCAGTGCGTGAAGCATGAGGAGAAAGAGCAGATCAAGTGTCTCAACAGCAAGTTCGCGGCCTTCATCGACAAG GTGCGCTTCCTGGAGCAGCAGAACAAGCTGCTGGAGACCAAGTGGCAGTTCTACCAGAACCAGCGCTGCTGTGAGAGCAACCTGGAGCCCCTGTTTGCAGGCTACATCGAGGCACTGAGGCGCGAGGCTGAGTGTGTGGAGGCTGACAGCGGGAGGCTGGCTGCCGAGCTCAACCATGTgcaggaggccatggagggctacAAGAAAAA GTATGAAGAAGAGGTGGCTCTGAGGGCTACGGCAGAGAACGAGTTTGTGGTTCTAAAGAAG GATGTGGACTGTGCCTACTTACGTAAATCAGACCTGGAGGCCAACGTGGAGGCCTTGGTGGAGGAGTCAAGCTTCCTGAAGCGTCTCTATGAAGAG GAGGTCCGTGTTCTGCAAGCTCACATCTCAGACACCTCTGTCATCGTCAAGATGGACAACAGCCGGGACCTGAACATGGACTGTGTCGTGGCTGAGATCAAAGCTCAGTACGATGATGTTGCAAGCCGCAGCCGGGCAGAGGCTGAATCCTGGTACCGCACAAAG tgtgaggagatgaAGGCCACAGTGATCCGGCACGGGGAGACGCTGCGCCGCACGAAGGAGGAGATGAACGAGCTGAACCGCATCATCCAGAGGCTGACGGCCGAGATTGAGAATGCTAAGTGCCAG CGTGCCAAGCTGGAAGCTGCTGTGGCTGAGGCAGAGCAGCAGGGAGAGGCCGCCCTCACTGATGCCCGCTGCAAGCTGGCTGAACTGGAGGCTGCCCTGCAGAAGGCCAAGCAGGACATGGCCTGCCTGCTCAAGGAGTATCAGGAGGTGATGAACTCCAAGCTGGGGCTGGACATCGAGATCGCCACCTACAGGCGCCTGCTGGAGGGCGAGGAGCACAG GCTATGCGAGGGTGTGGGCTCTGTGAATGTCTGTAA CAGCTCCCGTGGAGGAGTCACATGTGGGGGCCTCACATATGGCACAACTCCAGGGCGCCAGATTGCCTCTGGACCCTCTGCCACTGGGGGCAGCATCACAGTGATGGCCCCTGACTCCTGCTCTCCTTGCCAGCCCCGTGCCTCCAGCTTCACCTGTGGGAGCAGCCGCTCAGTGCGCTTTGCTTAG
- the LOC117718764 gene encoding keratin, type II cuticular Hb5 isoform X1, with the protein MSCRSYRISPGCGVTRNFSSCSAVAPKTGNRCCISAAPFRGVSCYRGLTGFSSRSLCNPSPCGPRMAVGGFRAGSCGRSFGYRSGGVCGPSPPCITTVSVNESLLTPLNLEIDPNAQCVKHEEKEQIKCLNSKFAAFIDKVRFLEQQNKLLETKWQFYQNQRCCESNLEPLFAGYIEALRREAECVEADSGRLAAELNHVQEAMEGYKKKYEEEVALRATAENEFVVLKKDVDCAYLRKSDLEANVEALVEESSFLKRLYEEEVRVLQAHISDTSVIVKMDNSRDLNMDCVVAEIKAQYDDVASRSRAEAESWYRTKCEEMKATVIRHGETLRRTKEEMNELNRIIQRLTAEIENAKCQRAKLEAAVAEAEQQGEAALTDARCKLAELEAALQKAKQDMACLLKEYQEVMNSKLGLDIEIATYRRLLEGEEHRLCEGVGSVNVCVSSSRGGVTCGGLTYGTTPGRQIASGPSATGGSITVMAPDSCSPCQPRASSFTCGSSRSVRFA; encoded by the exons ATGTCCTGTCGCTCCTACAGGATCAGCCCAGGATGTGGAGTTACCAGAAACTTCAGCTCCTGCTCAGCTGTGGCCCCCAAAACTGGCAACCGCTGCTGCATCAGCGCAGCTCCCTTCCGAGGAGTGTCTTGCTACCGGGGATTGACCGGCTTCAGCAGCCGAAGCCTCTGTAACCCAAGCCCCTGTGGGCCCCGCATGGCTGTTGGGGGCTTCCGAGCAGGTTCCTGTGGACGCAGCTTTGGATACCGCTCTGGAGGCGTCTGTGGGCCCAGCCCCCCCTGCATCACCACAGTCTCTGTCAATGAGAGCCTGCTCACTCCCCTCAACCTGGAGATCGACCCCAATGCTCAGTGCGTGAAGCATGAGGAGAAAGAGCAGATCAAGTGTCTCAACAGCAAGTTCGCGGCCTTCATCGACAAG GTGCGCTTCCTGGAGCAGCAGAACAAGCTGCTGGAGACCAAGTGGCAGTTCTACCAGAACCAGCGCTGCTGTGAGAGCAACCTGGAGCCCCTGTTTGCAGGCTACATCGAGGCACTGAGGCGCGAGGCTGAGTGTGTGGAGGCTGACAGCGGGAGGCTGGCTGCCGAGCTCAACCATGTgcaggaggccatggagggctacAAGAAAAA GTATGAAGAAGAGGTGGCTCTGAGGGCTACGGCAGAGAACGAGTTTGTGGTTCTAAAGAAG GATGTGGACTGTGCCTACTTACGTAAATCAGACCTGGAGGCCAACGTGGAGGCCTTGGTGGAGGAGTCAAGCTTCCTGAAGCGTCTCTATGAAGAG GAGGTCCGTGTTCTGCAAGCTCACATCTCAGACACCTCTGTCATCGTCAAGATGGACAACAGCCGGGACCTGAACATGGACTGTGTCGTGGCTGAGATCAAAGCTCAGTACGATGATGTTGCAAGCCGCAGCCGGGCAGAGGCTGAATCCTGGTACCGCACAAAG tgtgaggagatgaAGGCCACAGTGATCCGGCACGGGGAGACGCTGCGCCGCACGAAGGAGGAGATGAACGAGCTGAACCGCATCATCCAGAGGCTGACGGCCGAGATTGAGAATGCTAAGTGCCAG CGTGCCAAGCTGGAAGCTGCTGTGGCTGAGGCAGAGCAGCAGGGAGAGGCCGCCCTCACTGATGCCCGCTGCAAGCTGGCTGAACTGGAGGCTGCCCTGCAGAAGGCCAAGCAGGACATGGCCTGCCTGCTCAAGGAGTATCAGGAGGTGATGAACTCCAAGCTGGGGCTGGACATCGAGATCGCCACCTACAGGCGCCTGCTGGAGGGCGAGGAGCACAG GCTATGCGAGGGTGTGGGCTCTGTGAATGTCT GTGTCAGCAGCTCCCGTGGAGGAGTCACATGTGGGGGCCTCACATATGGCACAACTCCAGGGCGCCAGATTGCCTCTGGACCCTCTGCCACTGGGGGCAGCATCACAGTGATGGCCCCTGACTCCTGCTCTCCTTGCCAGCCCCGTGCCTCCAGCTTCACCTGTGGGAGCAGCCGCTCAGTGCGCTTTGCTTAG